The Magnolia sinica isolate HGM2019 chromosome 9, MsV1, whole genome shotgun sequence genome contains a region encoding:
- the LOC131255123 gene encoding uncharacterized protein LOC131255123 has translation MEDWRTFVDQHNTEQFKRVSARNKVNRAKLKGPACLGRRSMAVTRHQMAMERNLTSDAEIGRGDVYLRAHTSKDKVVQYPDLVQKLDELYSSNPASKMTGVDDALTQLVGSDSRGRMRGLGCSISKTGLKKSTPARSKLHNMAKEREGLAQEILEIKKSLIDIKSWVGMHQEAQSGQNLPSPPVAKSTQGSSPDTIYIGKKCELLGWGLRGVVARGQVHEVSPNAIVHCEPLAEGAFVVILTEIIHPDAPLWKEDGFASTLGEAGPGSLVQWGKQSMRFL, from the exons atggaggattggaggacCTTTGTGGATCAACACAACACCGAGCAATTCAAGAGAGTAagtgcaaggaataaagtcaatcgggcaaagctaaaaggacctgcgtgtcttgggaggcgcagcatggctgttactcgccatcagatg gcgatggagaggaatcttacctctgatgccgaGATAGGTAGAGGTGATGTCTACTTAAGAGCCCATACGAGCAAGGACAAAGTCGTCCAGTATCCTGACCTTGTT caaaaactagatgagctttatagtagcaatcctgcttctaagaTGACCGGCGTTGACGATGCCCTTACACAG ttggttggttctgataGTAGAGGACGAATGCGTGGTCTGGGTTGCTCGATAAGCAAAACAGGACTGAAGAAGTCAACCCCTGCCCGTTCAAAGCTACATAATATGGCAAAAGAAAGAGAAGGCCTAGCGCAGGAGATATTAGAGATAAAGAAATCATTGATTGATATAAAGTCCTGGGTGGGTATGCATCAAGAGGCACAGTCTGGTCAAAACCTCCCATCACCACCAGTGGCTAAATCTACTCAGGGATCATCG CCGGATACGATATATATTGGTAAGAAATGCGAGTTGCTTGGTTGGGGCTTACGTGGTGTTGTTGCTCGTggtcaagtacacgaagttaGTCCAAATGCAATTGTCCATTGTGAGCCATTAGCAGAGGGAGCTTTTGTTGTTATCCTAACTGAGATTATACACCCTgatgctcctttgtggaaagaagatggattcgcatctacacttggagaggccggtccgggatcacttgtgcaatgggggaagcaATCAATGAGATTCTTATAA